Proteins encoded by one window of uncultured Bacteroides sp.:
- a CDS encoding transposase family protein, whose product MKKKIDNPTPLNVLGMFLPSGLLDYFDLINSESLETCFILFLEEKNIIPEECKTLPLHSKGFMPEIEVQDFPIRGKAVYLRIKRRRWEDTQTGKTYSRDWNLVATGTRITAEFGAFLKELLRQ is encoded by the coding sequence ATGAAAAAGAAGATAGATAACCCGACCCCACTTAACGTGTTAGGTATGTTTTTGCCTTCGGGCCTGCTTGATTATTTTGATTTAATCAATAGTGAATCCCTGGAAACCTGTTTTATTCTGTTCCTTGAAGAGAAGAATATTATTCCTGAAGAATGCAAAACACTTCCTCTTCATTCAAAAGGATTTATGCCGGAAATCGAAGTCCAAGATTTTCCTATACGAGGTAAAGCAGTCTATCTTCGCATTAAACGGCGCCGTTGGGAAGATACTCAAACCGGTAAAACATATAGCCGTGATTGGAATCTGGTTGCCACCGGCACTCGCATAACCGCTGAGTTCGGTGCTTTTTTAAAAGAATTACTTAGACAATAA
- a CDS encoding transposase: protein MVTHTDQHIIFEKGDLRHTSRRVELWSKNKKKSVVLLTNNFELSVEDIEEIYKRRWAIETLYKQLKQNFPLHFFYGDSVNAIEVQTWVVLIANLLCTIMQRKLKRHCSFSNLVTMTRLMLMYYVDFIAFLEKPKKDWEYIPQKANYKPPNVEPVLEFDFE, encoded by the coding sequence TTGGTAACGCATACCGACCAGCATATCATCTTTGAAAAAGGCGACTTGCGACATACTTCCAGGCGAGTAGAGTTATGGAGCAAGAATAAAAAGAAATCCGTGGTATTGCTAACTAATAATTTCGAACTCTCAGTTGAGGATATTGAAGAAATTTACAAGCGGAGATGGGCTATTGAAACTTTATACAAACAGCTCAAACAGAACTTTCCACTACATTTTTTCTATGGTGATAGTGTCAATGCCATAGAAGTGCAGACATGGGTAGTTCTCATAGCTAACTTGCTGTGTACAATCATGCAACGTAAACTTAAAAGACACTGTTCTTTTTCTAATTTGGTTACCATGACCAGACTTATGCTAATGTATTATGTCGATTTCATTGCCTTTCTTGAAAAACCCAAAAAGGATTGGGAATATATTCCTCAAAAAGCCAATTATAAACCTCCAAATGTTGAACCCGTATTAGAATTTGATTTTGAATAA
- a CDS encoding ISL3 family transposase: MNTSFLYHAFGVCEQECSRVRYEDKSIIFEVQTRSEKLRCPCCKSRHFIRSGSTIRRFRGVPIGHKPVFLEMKVQRLECKDCHCIRQENIHFITGKRSYTNRLARLVVELSRLGTIKDVAHFLHLSWDTVKDIQKRYLQRHYGCPDLSELEYIGIDEFAVAKGHVYKTIVVNLLTGQVIYIGDGKGADSLDVFWKKLKKSDAVIKAVATDLSPAFVSAVMTNIPEATLVFDHFHVVKLMNDALDEIRRSVYREEKDLNKRKVFKGTRWLLLCNGKDIFDNQFKSRLDNALKLNEPLMKAYYLKESLKEIWTQVNKEQAIKELDAWIEQAYQAKIPKLTTFANTLKAHKWGVLAWYDYHISTGKLEGINNKIKTMKRQAYGYRDQRFFELKILAMHEKNYAFVG; the protein is encoded by the coding sequence ATGAATACCAGCTTTCTGTACCACGCCTTTGGCGTTTGTGAGCAAGAATGCTCCCGCGTACGCTACGAAGATAAGAGTATTATCTTTGAAGTCCAAACCCGTTCCGAAAAACTTCGTTGTCCTTGTTGTAAGAGTCGGCACTTTATTCGCTCCGGTAGTACTATTCGTCGTTTTCGCGGAGTACCCATAGGACATAAACCTGTATTTTTAGAAATGAAAGTTCAGCGTTTAGAATGCAAAGATTGTCATTGCATTCGTCAGGAGAATATTCATTTTATTACAGGCAAGCGTTCTTATACGAATCGCCTGGCTCGCCTTGTAGTTGAACTCTCCCGTTTAGGTACTATAAAGGATGTTGCTCATTTCCTTCATCTTTCCTGGGATACGGTAAAGGATATCCAGAAACGTTATCTACAGCGACATTATGGATGCCCTGACCTGAGCGAACTTGAATATATTGGCATTGATGAGTTCGCAGTTGCAAAAGGTCATGTCTACAAAACGATCGTAGTAAACCTTCTTACAGGACAAGTCATATATATAGGCGATGGAAAAGGTGCTGATTCTCTGGATGTTTTTTGGAAGAAACTAAAGAAATCCGATGCTGTCATCAAGGCCGTTGCTACAGATCTATCTCCAGCTTTTGTTTCAGCTGTCATGACGAATATACCTGAAGCAACTCTGGTATTTGATCACTTTCATGTAGTCAAACTCATGAATGATGCTTTGGATGAAATACGTAGAAGTGTTTACAGAGAGGAAAAGGATCTGAATAAACGAAAAGTGTTTAAAGGAACTAGATGGCTATTACTATGCAATGGCAAAGATATCTTTGATAACCAATTCAAGTCCAGACTTGACAATGCCTTGAAGCTGAATGAGCCCTTGATGAAAGCATACTATCTGAAAGAAAGTTTGAAAGAAATATGGACACAAGTAAATAAAGAGCAGGCTATCAAAGAATTGGACGCTTGGATAGAACAGGCATATCAAGCCAAAATCCCCAAACTTACAACATTTGCAAATACACTAAAAGCTCATAAGTGGGGAGTCTTAGCATGGTATGATTATCATATATCAACAGGAAAATTGGAAGGTATTAATAACAAAATCAAAACAATGAAAAGACAAGCATATGGATATAGAGATCAAAGATTCTTTGAACTTAAAATTTTGGCAATGCATGAGAAGAACTACGCATTTGTCGGATGA
- a CDS encoding 2-isopropylmalate synthase, whose amino-acid sequence MSDRLFIFDTTLRDGEQVPGCQLNTVEKIQVAKALEALGVDIIEAGFPVSSPGDFNSVIEISKAVTWPTICALTRAVEKDIDVAADALKYAKHKRIHTGIGTSDSHIKYKFNSNREEIIERAVAAVKYAKKYVEDIEFYAEDAGRTDNEYLARVVEAVIKAGATVVNIPDTTGYCLPSEYEAKIRFLKENVRGIDNAIISTHCHNDLGMATANTMAGIIGGARQVEVTMNGIGERAGNTALEEVAMILKSHHEFDIQTNINTQKIYPTSRMVSSLMNMPIQPNKAIVGRNAFAHSSGIHQDGVLKNMQTYEIINPHDVGIDDSSIVLTARSGRAALKHRLSSLGVDLAKEQLDKVYEEFLKLADRKKDINDDDVLMLAGAERSTNKRIKVDYLQVTSGVGVRSVASVGLDIAGEKFESAASGNGPVDAAIKALKNIIHRTMTLKEFTIQAISKGSDDVGKVHMQVEYDKQVYYGFGANTDIVAASLEAYIDCINKFIK is encoded by the coding sequence ATGAGTGACAGATTATTTATTTTTGATACTACTCTTCGGGATGGAGAACAAGTTCCTGGATGCCAATTGAATACTGTAGAAAAAATACAGGTTGCCAAGGCATTAGAAGCTTTGGGAGTAGATATTATTGAAGCCGGATTCCCAGTTTCCAGTCCTGGAGATTTTAATTCTGTTATTGAAATTTCTAAAGCTGTAACATGGCCTACTATTTGTGCATTGACCCGTGCGGTAGAAAAAGATATTGATGTGGCTGCTGATGCTTTGAAATATGCAAAACACAAACGTATTCATACTGGTATTGGTACATCTGACTCTCATATCAAGTATAAGTTTAATTCTAATCGTGAAGAAATCATTGAAAGGGCTGTTGCTGCTGTAAAGTATGCAAAAAAATATGTGGAAGATATAGAATTCTATGCTGAAGATGCTGGTAGAACTGACAATGAATATCTTGCTCGTGTTGTAGAAGCGGTTATTAAGGCTGGTGCTACTGTAGTTAATATCCCAGATACAACTGGTTATTGTTTACCTTCTGAATATGAAGCTAAGATTAGATTCTTGAAAGAAAATGTAAGAGGTATAGATAATGCGATTATTTCGACTCATTGCCATAATGATTTAGGTATGGCGACTGCTAATACTATGGCTGGTATCATTGGCGGAGCTCGTCAGGTAGAGGTAACAATGAATGGTATTGGTGAACGTGCTGGTAATACAGCTCTTGAGGAAGTTGCAATGATATTGAAGAGTCATCATGAATTTGATATTCAAACTAATATCAATACCCAAAAGATTTATCCAACTTCACGTATGGTTTCCAGTTTGATGAACATGCCTATCCAGCCTAATAAAGCAATTGTTGGACGTAATGCTTTTGCTCATTCATCGGGTATTCATCAGGATGGAGTATTGAAAAACATGCAGACCTATGAAATTATTAATCCTCATGATGTGGGTATTGATGATAGTTCAATTGTATTGACTGCTCGTAGCGGAAGAGCAGCATTGAAACATCGCCTTTCTTCACTTGGCGTTGATTTGGCAAAAGAACAACTTGATAAGGTTTATGAAGAGTTCTTAAAGCTTGCCGATCGTAAGAAAGACATTAATGATGATGATGTTCTTATGCTTGCTGGTGCTGAAAGAAGTACAAATAAACGTATTAAGGTTGATTACCTTCAGGTTACAAGCGGAGTGGGTGTACGTTCGGTTGCAAGCGTAGGTTTAGACATTGCCGGAGAGAAATTTGAATCGGCAGCAAGCGGTAATGGACCTGTTGATGCTGCTATCAAGGCATTGAAGAATATTATTCATCGCACAATGACACTAAAGGAATTTACTATTCAAGCTATAAGCAAAGGTAGTGATGATGTAGGTAAAGTGCATATGCAGGTGGAATATGACAAACAGGTTTATTACGGTTTTGGAGCAAATACAGATATTGTAGCTGCTTCTTTGGAAGCTTATATTGACTGTATCAATAAATTTATAAAATAA
- a CDS encoding transposase → MAGHYGLDGKLIQKYYKENLSDFREWDLLSHAEDYILFPKNISYHLCIDETALTSGELYTILSSKKGHGRKGTIVAVIKGTKAEDIINVLCKIPEKERNIVKEVTLDMAGSMQKIIQCCFPKAIQVIDSFHVQNLRPQSYDKNVARLKLAQWYESIEKEGYRNFSTVSQTIKNNYERILNFFINRSTNAAAESFNAKLKFFRASFRGVADMTFFLFRISKIYA, encoded by the coding sequence TTGGCTGGACACTATGGATTAGATGGCAAGCTCATTCAAAAGTATTATAAAGAAAATCTGAGCGATTTCAGGGAATGGGATCTGTTGTCCCATGCAGAAGATTACATTCTCTTCCCAAAAAACATCTCTTATCACCTTTGCATTGATGAAACAGCGCTTACCTCAGGAGAATTATACACTATTCTCTCAAGTAAAAAAGGTCATGGCCGTAAAGGTACAATCGTAGCTGTTATTAAAGGAACCAAGGCTGAAGATATAATAAATGTACTCTGCAAGATTCCAGAGAAGGAACGCAATATTGTAAAAGAGGTTACTCTTGATATGGCAGGTAGCATGCAAAAGATTATCCAGTGTTGCTTTCCAAAAGCCATACAGGTTATAGATAGTTTCCATGTTCAGAATTTACGCCCCCAGTCATATGATAAAAATGTAGCCAGATTGAAGCTTGCTCAGTGGTATGAAAGCATAGAAAAAGAAGGGTACAGGAATTTTTCTACTGTTAGTCAAACTATAAAAAACAATTATGAAAGAATATTGAACTTCTTTATTAACAGAAGTACAAATGCAGCTGCAGAATCATTTAATGCGAAACTCAAATTCTTCAGAGCTTCATTCAGAGGAGTGGCGGATATGACATTTTTCCTTTTTAGAATATCAAAAATTTATGCATAA
- a CDS encoding DUF4372 domain-containing protein has protein sequence MNLFLDQKNKGLISLMNSAQIVYIRFDQKILIDMGKSINFTGQPVLSQLLNFIDKQKILDLSRTMGCERYVKSLNGYTHLVVMLFGVLKHFDSLRELEIGMLAQANKLQHLGIDYMVRRSTLAEANKRRSQEFFANIYSMLLEQYGPFLADSRLPKEQKDWERLLFMMDSTTISLFDNILKGVGRHPKSGKKKGGLKVHTVMRYVVGVPMVVQLTSAAKHDHYLLKEVHLPKNATLAMDRAYIDYAQFQRLTEEGVCYVTKMKKNLIYKVLKSTLMSIQKVW, from the coding sequence ATGAACCTTTTTTTAGATCAAAAAAATAAAGGGCTGATTTCTTTGATGAACTCAGCCCAAATTGTCTATATTCGTTTCGACCAAAAAATTCTTATAGACATGGGCAAAAGTATAAATTTTACCGGACAGCCGGTTCTCTCACAGCTATTAAATTTCATCGATAAGCAAAAAATCTTAGATTTAAGTCGAACAATGGGTTGTGAACGTTATGTTAAGAGCTTGAATGGCTATACTCATCTTGTTGTTATGCTTTTCGGTGTGCTCAAGCACTTTGACTCCTTACGTGAACTGGAGATTGGGATGCTTGCGCAAGCAAATAAGCTGCAACACCTTGGAATCGATTACATGGTTAGGCGTAGTACCCTGGCAGAAGCAAATAAAAGACGCTCTCAGGAGTTTTTTGCCAACATCTATTCTATGCTGTTGGAACAATATGGGCCTTTTTTAGCGGACAGCCGCCTACCAAAAGAACAGAAAGATTGGGAACGTCTGCTTTTTATGATGGATTCTACGACAATCAGCCTGTTTGACAATATTCTTAAGGGCGTTGGTCGTCATCCAAAAAGCGGAAAGAAGAAAGGCGGTCTAAAAGTTCACACTGTAATGCGCTATGTAGTAGGTGTCCCTATGGTTGTTCAGCTGACATCCGCAGCCAAACACGACCATTACCTGCTCAAAGAGGTTCATTTACCCAAAAACGCTACTCTCGCAATGGATCGTGCCTATATTGACTATGCACAATTCCAACGGTTGACTGAAGAGGGTGTCTGCTATGTTACAAAAATGAAGAAGAACCTGATATACAAAGTGTTGAAATCCACACTTATGTCAATCCAAAAGGTTTGGTAA